One part of the Arabidopsis thaliana chromosome 4, partial sequence genome encodes these proteins:
- a CDS encoding F-box/LRR protein, giving the protein MDSSSSSPMKYEDKPRNWAELLPELTASILHRLGVVEILENAQKVCRPWHRVCKDPSMWRKIDM; this is encoded by the coding sequence ATGgattcttcctcctcttcgcCTATGAAGTACGAGGACAAACCGAGAAACTGGGCGGAGCTTCTGCCGGAACTAACGGCGTCCATCCTCCACCGTCTTGGCGTGGTTGAGATACTTGAAAACGCTCAGAAAGTGTGCAGACCATGGCATCGCGTCTGCAAAGACCCTTCAATGTGGCGGAAAATCGATATGTGA
- a CDS encoding RNI-like superfamily protein (RNI-like superfamily protein; BEST Arabidopsis thaliana protein match is: RNI-like superfamily protein (TAIR:AT4G05475.1); Has 1264 Blast hits to 979 proteins in 107 species: Archae - 0; Bacteria - 6; Metazoa - 480; Fungi - 50; Plants - 675; Viruses - 0; Other Eukaryotes - 53 (source: NCBI BLink).) has protein sequence MNNEDFNADELLTFVAYRSSILKRLGRMMCHAVALSQGGCVEINIEHFGTDSLLTYIADRSSNLRHLGLAKCDQITGMGLFTEAMKLPLLEDLELSYCLIKGKNLEAIGFACLHLKTLKLNCQGFKFPGFTYDHDALGIAKRMPELRCLQLFGNRVSDVGLNAIFDGCPHLEHLDLRQCFNINLVGDLEKRCMERIKDLRRPNDSTADYPYDTSLLDLGI, from the exons ATGAACAATGAAGATTTTAACGCCGATGAACTCCTCACTTTCGTCGCCTATAG ATCAAGTATTCTGAAACGCCTTGGACGTATGATGTGTCATGCCGTTGCTCTCAGCCAAGGCGGCTGTGTAGAGATAAACATTGAACATTTTGGCACTGATTCTCTCCTCACCTACATTGCTGATAG ATCAAGTAATTTGAGACACCTTGGACTTGCTAAGTGCGATCAAATAACGGGCATGGGACTGTTCACAGAAGCCATGAAACTTCCATTGCTTGAAGACCTCGAGCTTTCATACTGCTTAATCAAAGGAAAGAATTTGGAAGCTATAGGCTTCGCTTGCCTGCATTTGAAGACATTGAAGCTAAACTGTCAAGGTTTCAAGTTCCCCGGCTTTACGTATGATCATGATGCCCTAGGCATTGCTAAAAGAATGCCCGAACTGCGATGTCTCCAGCTTTTTGGGAACAGAGTATCAGACGTAGGGTTGAACGCGATTTTCGACGGTTGTCCTCACCTGGAACACCTCGATTTACGTCAGTGTTTCAACATTAATCTTGTAGGGGATCTGGAGAAGCGTTGTATGGAGAGGATCAAAGATTTGAGACGCCCCAACGATTCAACTGCTGATTACCCATATGATACAAGTTTGCTCGATCTAGGCATTTGA